One window of Desulfobulbaceae bacterium genomic DNA carries:
- a CDS encoding cation transporter, producing MQRTDRFNRADRIIKIGFWANAFLMIMKLLAGYFGNSDAVFADGVESFSDFVALSAVIIALKIGRKPFDKEHPYGHGKAESLAAVLVSVVIFVAGAAILYQSIMTILVGEYQEPKFIAVLAAVVTIVIKELLCRFSMSVGEGLGSPAVLAIAKDHRKDAVTSIATLIGVSAAFFGFKIMDPIAAGLTSLFIFHIGYETFMSAAHELMDGKPSAETINSISGIALQVEGVDHVHEIRGRRSGQYIIVDLKLDVDPQMTVKASHDIATTVKKRIFEQFSEVGDVMIHINPNGEEHDDLVRL from the coding sequence ATGCAAAGGACTGATAGATTCAATCGAGCTGATAGGATTATCAAGATAGGATTCTGGGCTAACGCTTTTCTGATGATCATGAAGCTTCTGGCTGGCTATTTCGGTAACTCCGATGCCGTTTTCGCTGATGGGGTTGAGAGTTTTTCTGATTTTGTTGCCTTGTCGGCAGTGATTATTGCTCTGAAAATAGGTCGCAAGCCTTTTGATAAGGAACATCCTTATGGCCATGGCAAAGCCGAGAGTTTAGCTGCCGTTTTGGTGTCGGTGGTTATCTTTGTGGCCGGTGCAGCAATTTTGTATCAGTCGATAATGACCATTCTGGTAGGAGAATATCAAGAACCCAAATTCATAGCAGTCCTGGCCGCCGTGGTGACAATTGTAATCAAAGAGTTACTCTGTCGTTTTTCTATGTCGGTCGGAGAAGGGTTGGGGAGTCCTGCAGTTCTCGCCATTGCAAAAGACCATCGTAAAGATGCTGTGACCTCGATAGCTACTCTGATTGGTGTCTCTGCTGCCTTTTTTGGTTTCAAGATTATGGATCCAATTGCGGCTGGACTGACCTCCTTATTTATTTTCCATATTGGCTATGAAACATTCATGAGTGCTGCCCACGAACTGATGGATGGCAAACCGTCGGCGGAGACAATCAACTCTATTAGCGGCATAGCCCTTCAAGTTGAAGGCGTAGATCATGTTCACGAGATTCGCGGTAGACGATCCGGCCAGTATATTATAGTTGATCTCAAACTTGACGTTGACCCGCAGATGACAGTCAAAGCTTCTCATGATATTGCAACTACAGTAAAAAAACGTATTTTTGAACAGTTCAGCGAAGTCGGTGATGTGATGATTCACATCAATCCCAATGGCGAAGAACACGATGATCTGGTTCGGTTATAA
- a CDS encoding mechanosensitive ion channel produces the protein MGREAENNLNAQQQALVKLAGSTINFITALTHTSQLNLQFIDELERVQRSISLIKISSDIIDTMQGWWKTELLVVDDQALTVGKVTISLAILIFGLVLAGFLSRLVQRRLLVRLHISTSSAAIIEKLIHYTILLLVIIFAMRIVNIPLTAFTFLGGAIAIGIGFGAQKLINNFISGFIIMAEQPIRVGDLIMMDSELGWIEDIGVRCTMVRTLANIHILVPNSYFLENNIINCTHNDNIVRGKVTVGVAYGSETRKVKEALLKAAGEHGEVRKSPEPNVWFGEFGDNALVFELYFWVTVTQSAGIQSISSDLRFMIDENFREAGISIAFPQRDLHFDSGKPLQVELSRSTSRGKID, from the coding sequence TTGGGCCGGGAAGCAGAGAACAATCTTAACGCTCAACAGCAAGCCCTGGTAAAACTGGCAGGAAGCACTATCAACTTTATTACCGCCCTGACTCACACCAGTCAATTAAATCTACAATTTATTGATGAACTGGAAAGGGTCCAGCGCTCGATATCACTGATAAAAATCTCCTCGGACATCATCGACACCATGCAGGGTTGGTGGAAAACAGAACTGTTGGTGGTTGACGATCAAGCCCTGACAGTGGGCAAAGTCACCATCTCCCTGGCCATCCTGATCTTCGGTCTTGTGCTGGCCGGTTTTCTCAGTCGCCTGGTTCAGAGAAGACTTCTGGTTCGTCTCCATATCAGCACCAGTTCGGCCGCTATTATCGAGAAATTGATCCATTACACGATTCTGCTGCTGGTTATCATCTTCGCGATGCGGATCGTGAATATTCCCCTGACCGCCTTCACCTTTCTGGGCGGCGCCATTGCCATCGGCATCGGATTCGGGGCCCAGAAACTGATTAATAATTTCATCAGCGGCTTCATCATCATGGCTGAGCAACCGATCCGGGTAGGAGACCTGATCATGATGGATAGCGAGCTAGGCTGGATTGAGGATATTGGCGTCCGCTGCACCATGGTCCGAACTCTAGCCAATATTCACATTCTGGTGCCGAACAGTTATTTTCTGGAGAACAACATCATCAACTGTACCCATAACGACAATATCGTCCGTGGTAAGGTGACGGTCGGCGTGGCCTATGGGTCCGAGACTCGCAAGGTCAAAGAGGCGCTGCTCAAAGCTGCCGGTGAACACGGAGAGGTTCGTAAAAGTCCGGAGCCCAATGTCTGGTTTGGGGAATTCGGCGACAACGCCTTGGTCTTTGAACTTTATTTCTGGGTCACTGTTACGCAAAGTGCGGGGATCCAAAGTATCTCCAGCGATCTTCGCTTCATGATTGATGAGAATTTCAGGGAAGCAGGCATCTCCATCGCATTCCCGCAGCGTGATCTGCATTTCGATTCCGGCAAACCCCTGCAGGTCGAACTGTCCCGATCAACATCACGAGGGAAAATTGATTAG